One genomic region from Salinicola endophyticus encodes:
- a CDS encoding EAL domain-containing response regulator yields MSKLALVIDDDADIRSLCEHLLSQRGYRVDTAEGLEELARCPQRLDVDLILLDFSLGEFTGLDILEYLFDLKIDASILVISGCSHGVADRIIRYGNQHGLGMLGFLHKSKLIADLDRWLIPASSKPDTPTAEDLARGLAQEELFLVFQPKFDLSLNRVVGAEALVRWQEPSRGVMSPDVIIPLAEYHEMIVELTWQVLNLACRQLQRWRQSRWDLSLSVNVPAAWIKSANLFEDFDSLIDRYDIAPRDLILEVTESTTLGCLGYAKHVLAGLRQRGCRLSLDDFGTGYSSLMQLHRLTFDELKVDRSFISRIEQDKRAKAIALSILDLGHRLDMAVVAEGIETPEQHALLRAAGYDLGQGFWLARPLSAQDFDNWYQQLVERVKPALH; encoded by the coding sequence ATGAGCAAACTTGCCCTGGTCATCGATGACGACGCCGACATCCGTTCTCTGTGTGAGCATCTGCTGAGTCAGCGGGGCTATCGCGTAGACACCGCCGAGGGCCTCGAAGAGCTGGCGAGATGCCCTCAAAGACTCGATGTCGACTTGATCCTGTTGGATTTCTCCCTCGGCGAGTTCACCGGGCTCGATATTCTCGAGTATCTCTTCGACCTGAAGATCGACGCCAGCATTCTCGTTATCAGCGGGTGCAGCCATGGCGTTGCGGATCGCATCATTCGCTACGGCAATCAGCACGGCCTCGGCATGCTCGGCTTTCTGCACAAGTCGAAGCTCATCGCAGATTTGGATCGCTGGTTGATACCCGCCAGCAGCAAACCCGATACGCCCACTGCGGAGGATCTGGCACGTGGACTGGCCCAGGAAGAGCTTTTCCTGGTCTTCCAACCGAAGTTCGATCTGAGCCTCAACCGCGTGGTTGGCGCCGAAGCGCTCGTGCGCTGGCAGGAGCCGAGTCGAGGCGTGATGTCGCCCGATGTCATCATTCCCCTGGCAGAGTATCACGAGATGATCGTCGAGCTGACCTGGCAGGTGCTCAACCTCGCCTGCCGTCAGCTACAACGCTGGCGGCAATCGCGCTGGGACCTCAGCCTCTCGGTCAATGTACCCGCCGCGTGGATCAAGTCTGCCAATTTGTTCGAGGACTTCGATAGTTTGATCGACCGCTACGACATCGCACCCCGCGATCTTATTCTGGAGGTCACGGAGTCCACCACGCTGGGCTGTCTGGGATATGCCAAGCATGTTCTCGCCGGACTGCGTCAGCGGGGCTGTCGCTTGTCACTCGACGATTTCGGCACCGGTTACTCGTCGCTGATGCAACTTCATCGCCTGACATTCGATGAGCTGAAGGTCGACCGTAGCTTCATCTCTCGTATCGAACAGGACAAGCGAGCCAAGGCGATCGCGCTCTCTATCCTCGACCTGGGGCACCGGCTCGATATGGCCGTGGTGGCGGAAGGTATCGAAACCCCCGAACAGCACGCGCTGCTCAGGGCCGCCGGCTATGATCTGGGACAGGGTTTCTGGCTGGCGCGTCCGCTCTCCGCGCAGGACTTCGACAACTGGTACCAACAGCTCGTCGAACGGGTCAAGCCTGCTCTGCACTAG
- a CDS encoding methyl-accepting chemotaxis protein: MLEKLHQIRVKYTLAFLMVPIALIILGAADYRLIEALKSRLMEFSDTFNEATNTILNADRDIYQARAAELAYLLVSPSSPRAEELEASYRENAQQVEDRMLAFQKLMHNYPDVVQLTQDFSQRYQTWKTASEETFRLHGENDVEAARDQADNASIVALDAMRELLDVAEGATLKKVHAVEDEVLDWADTQGIFVMIFSLAILAVAVSLAFAGPVLMSKALRKITARVREISEGDGDLTARIASERKDEIGDLANRVDDFIARIDGVLQDVRSSTESVNVAANEIANGSTNLAAKTEQAASNLQQTSASMEQISATVKNTADSSQQAIVLTQETLGDAELGQQTMQAVIATMNDIRQSSVEISDIVSLIDSIAFQTNILALNASVEAARAGEHGRGFAVVAQEVRTLASRSSAASTQIRELIDTSVSHTQSGAKLVDEAGDAMKKIMASARRVNDVIAEISAGTKEQSVGISQVNTAVSDLDSMTQHNASMVEQSRAAASEMRDQVALLNDLLASFKLSSTADEVAAPKSRRAPAANLPSERVIAQGTKSPARAEDEWDSF, encoded by the coding sequence ATGTTGGAAAAACTACACCAAATCCGAGTGAAATATACGCTGGCTTTCTTGATGGTGCCTATCGCGCTGATCATCCTCGGTGCCGCGGATTATCGTCTCATCGAAGCGCTGAAATCGCGCCTCATGGAGTTCAGCGATACCTTCAACGAGGCGACGAATACCATACTCAATGCCGACAGGGACATCTATCAGGCAAGGGCAGCGGAACTGGCCTATCTCTTGGTATCACCCAGCTCGCCTCGCGCGGAAGAACTCGAGGCTTCTTATCGAGAGAACGCCCAACAGGTCGAGGACAGAATGCTCGCTTTCCAGAAGCTGATGCATAACTATCCAGACGTCGTCCAGTTGACACAGGATTTCAGTCAGCGCTATCAGACCTGGAAAACGGCATCCGAGGAAACGTTCAGGCTGCACGGAGAAAATGACGTAGAGGCTGCAAGAGACCAGGCAGATAACGCTTCTATCGTGGCACTGGATGCCATGAGAGAGCTTCTCGACGTTGCGGAGGGCGCCACACTCAAGAAAGTCCATGCCGTCGAGGATGAAGTGCTGGATTGGGCCGATACCCAAGGCATCTTCGTGATGATATTCAGTCTTGCCATTCTGGCAGTCGCCGTCTCACTGGCCTTTGCGGGGCCGGTACTGATGTCCAAGGCGCTGCGCAAGATCACGGCGCGGGTTCGCGAAATCTCCGAAGGCGATGGCGACCTCACCGCGCGTATTGCCAGTGAAAGAAAGGATGAAATCGGCGATCTCGCCAACCGCGTCGATGACTTCATCGCGCGTATCGATGGCGTCCTACAGGATGTCAGAAGCAGCACCGAATCGGTCAATGTCGCCGCCAATGAAATTGCCAATGGCAGCACCAATCTGGCTGCCAAGACCGAGCAGGCGGCGTCCAATCTGCAGCAGACATCGGCGTCGATGGAACAGATCTCAGCGACGGTCAAGAATACGGCGGACTCATCACAACAGGCCATCGTCCTGACACAAGAGACCTTGGGTGATGCCGAGCTGGGCCAGCAAACCATGCAGGCGGTCATCGCTACCATGAACGACATCCGCCAGTCTTCGGTCGAGATCAGCGATATCGTCAGTCTGATCGACAGCATCGCCTTCCAGACCAATATCCTGGCGCTGAACGCCTCGGTAGAGGCGGCCCGCGCCGGAGAACATGGCCGTGGTTTTGCGGTGGTCGCGCAGGAGGTAAGAACTCTGGCCAGCCGTTCCAGCGCCGCCTCCACTCAGATTCGAGAACTGATCGACACCTCGGTGTCGCATACCCAGAGCGGTGCGAAGCTGGTGGACGAGGCGGGTGACGCGATGAAGAAAATCATGGCGAGCGCCAGACGCGTCAACGACGTCATCGCCGAGATCAGCGCCGGCACCAAAGAGCAGAGCGTGGGCATCAGTCAGGTCAACACGGCGGTCTCCGACCTCGACAGCATGACCCAGCACAATGCCTCGATGGTGGAACAGTCGCGCGCGGCGGCCTCCGAGATGCGCGATCAGGTAGCGCTGCTGAACGACCTGCTCGCAAGCTTCAAGCTGAGTAGCACGGCAGATGAAGTCGCTGCACCGAAGTCTCGGCGCGCTCCGGCAGCGAATCTTCCCTCGGAGCGAGTCATCGCACAGGGGACAAAAAGCCCTGCCAGAGCGGAAGATGAGTGGGACTCCTTCTGA
- a CDS encoding methylated-DNA--[protein]-cysteine S-methyltransferase: MNAALSFFAPCPLAGHTEACQRYTPPADVPLGEIEIRASEAGLTWVGFVTDASDDARPSALTRRCAQQLEAYFAGELTRFELPLAPPGTEFQRRVWQALTTIAFGETRSYAEQAEAIGRPTATRAVGAANGRNPLAIVVPCHRVIGANGRLTGYAGGLERKRWLLGHEGHAIAR, encoded by the coding sequence ATGAACGCAGCGCTTTCTTTCTTCGCGCCCTGCCCGCTCGCCGGCCACACCGAGGCGTGCCAGCGCTACACCCCACCCGCCGACGTGCCGCTGGGCGAGATCGAGATCCGCGCCAGCGAGGCCGGCCTGACCTGGGTCGGGTTTGTCACCGACGCCAGCGACGACGCCCGGCCGAGCGCCCTGACCCGCCGCTGTGCGCAGCAACTCGAAGCCTATTTCGCCGGCGAGCTCACCCGTTTCGAGCTACCGCTGGCGCCCCCCGGCACCGAGTTCCAGCGCCGGGTATGGCAGGCGCTGACCACGATCGCCTTCGGCGAGACCCGCTCCTACGCCGAGCAAGCCGAGGCCATCGGCCGCCCCACCGCCACCCGCGCAGTAGGGGCGGCCAATGGCCGCAATCCCCTGGCGATCGTGGTGCCGTGTCATCGGGTGATCGGCGCCAACGGCCGCCTCACCGGTTACGCCGGCGGGCTCGAGCGCAAGCGCTGGCTGCTGGGCCATGAGGGGCACGCCATTGCGCGCTAG
- a CDS encoding AlkA N-terminal domain-containing protein, with protein MHDASQLNVTDASTSLPDAARLGASPPQASELEAPFSLAPEQCRRARLARDARFDGRFFIGVVTTGIYCRPICPVTPPHEENVRYFGSAIAAAAAGFRPCLRCRPDSAPRSPAWRGTHTTLSRALALIDAGSLQRGSVAALCRRLGIGERYLRQLFQRHLGVSPKTYALYRQCLFAKQLLHDTALPITDIAYASGFGSLRRFNDAFQRQLHLSPSAVRRRRGDPQAPLTLTLTYRPPYDWARLRHFHALHQLTGLEWIDDERFGRTFRLGAVTGHFTAYHLPERHAFAVSLALSDLAALDEVVRCLRRLLDLDADTQTIEGHLAAALPGLTPRPGLRLPGVWDLFEAGVRAVLGQQISIVAATRLLQQLIDHLGEQDDAGRRRFPTPAAIAASDLAFLKLPGARRETLKRFATAYRDGELGDDPASWQRLKGIGPWTAKVAAFRGLSDPDVWLDGDVGLRRALAHQPQPLDPARAAPWRSYLTLQLWDTVI; from the coding sequence ATGCACGACGCTTCCCAACTCAACGTTACCGACGCCAGCACGTCTCTGCCCGACGCCGCCCGGCTAGGCGCCTCGCCTCCCCAGGCAAGCGAGCTCGAAGCGCCGTTCTCGCTCGCCCCCGAGCAGTGCCGTCGGGCGCGCCTGGCTCGCGACGCCCGCTTCGATGGCCGTTTCTTCATCGGGGTCGTCACCACCGGCATCTACTGCCGCCCGATCTGCCCGGTGACGCCCCCGCACGAGGAGAACGTGCGCTACTTCGGCTCGGCGATCGCCGCCGCTGCTGCGGGTTTCCGGCCCTGCCTGCGCTGCCGCCCAGACAGCGCCCCCCGCTCGCCCGCCTGGCGCGGCACCCATACCACCCTGAGCCGAGCGCTGGCGCTGATCGATGCCGGTAGCCTGCAGCGCGGCAGTGTGGCCGCGCTGTGTCGGCGTCTGGGTATCGGTGAACGCTATCTACGCCAGCTGTTCCAGCGTCACCTGGGGGTATCGCCCAAGACCTATGCGCTCTATCGCCAATGTCTGTTCGCCAAGCAGCTGCTCCACGACACCGCACTGCCGATCACCGATATCGCCTATGCCAGCGGCTTTGGCAGCCTGCGCCGCTTCAATGACGCCTTCCAGCGCCAGCTGCACCTCAGCCCCAGCGCGGTGCGCCGCCGGCGTGGCGATCCACAGGCGCCACTGACACTGACGCTCACCTATCGCCCGCCCTACGACTGGGCGCGTCTGCGCCACTTCCACGCCCTGCATCAGCTCACCGGGCTGGAGTGGATCGATGACGAGCGCTTCGGACGCACCTTCCGTCTGGGCGCGGTTACCGGCCATTTCACCGCGTACCACCTGCCCGAGCGCCACGCCTTCGCCGTCAGCCTGGCGCTGAGCGATCTCGCCGCGCTCGACGAGGTGGTCCGCTGCCTGCGCCGGCTGCTCGATCTGGATGCCGATACCCAGACGATCGAAGGCCATCTCGCCGCGGCGCTGCCGGGGCTCACGCCGAGGCCGGGGCTGCGTCTGCCCGGGGTCTGGGATCTATTCGAGGCGGGCGTGCGTGCGGTGCTCGGCCAGCAGATCTCGATTGTCGCCGCCACCCGTCTACTGCAGCAGCTGATCGACCATCTGGGCGAGCAGGATGATGCCGGCCGCCGTCGCTTCCCCACGCCGGCGGCGATCGCCGCCAGCGATCTGGCCTTCCTCAAGCTGCCGGGGGCGCGGCGCGAGACGCTGAAGCGCTTCGCCACCGCCTATCGGGATGGTGAGCTCGGCGACGACCCCGCGAGCTGGCAGCGGCTCAAGGGCATCGGCCCCTGGACCGCCAAGGTCGCGGCCTTCCGTGGCCTCAGCGACCCCGACGTCTGGCTCGATGGCGATGTCGGCCTGCGCCGAGCGCTGGCGCATCAGCCACAGCCGCTCGACCCTGCCCGTGCCGCGCCCTGGCGCAGCTACCTCACCCTGCAACTATGGGACACCGTGATATGA
- a CDS encoding YjbH domain-containing protein, protein MMLPISRRSRTLRRATPAMGLSLPLLLGAAPHAVAELGSAQSDFGGVGLMQTPSARMAPLGEISLHYNHVSPYSRYQVSVQPMDWLEAGFRYTSIGNRDYRASGDAERDYLDKGIDFKFRLHQEDRYTPALALGFRDFGGTGLFGSEYLVASKRWNDFDFTLGLGWGYLGAGGGLGNPLSALSGRFDSRRSENPEEAGDFEFGDLFSGDIGVFGGVEYQTPWEPLTLQLEYDGNDYRSEPLDNPQRQRSPLNLGARWRLGDNLSLAAGWERGDTAMLGLTLSANLAGARQAKTGDPRPVAVAEPPPRTTDDWQAVSRDLQANAGMRVHRITRRDDELVVEAEATRYRSLLVSEGRANRILNNHTADDIDTYRYRWQSVGMGLRDDVHDRHAFRRAAASAAYDQQYHYGLYASALTQPDDRAPDGERLYADDLEGFDWRLAPGLNQNIGGPDGFLYQLYAKLDANYRTDANGWFSGQLALNLFDNLDRYDYIADSKLPRVRTRIGDYLDRTSLGIYNLQYTRTARLGENWYGMAYAGLLEMMYVGGGGEVLYRPFDSPVAFGVDLNWVKQRDFDQRFGLRAYSTWTGHATTYIETGVEDVLAQVSVGRYLAGDLGVTFDLSRQFDSGVRVGAWSTFTDAGDDYGEGSFDKGFYVSIPFDAFFDTSSRNATTIAWQPLTRDGGARLARRYTLYGLTQDREMGHYWQDYERMWDEP, encoded by the coding sequence ATGATGCTTCCGATCTCCCGCCGTTCCCGCACGCTGCGCCGTGCGACTCCCGCCATGGGGCTTTCGCTGCCCCTGCTGCTTGGCGCTGCGCCCCACGCCGTGGCCGAGCTCGGCTCCGCCCAGAGCGATTTCGGGGGCGTTGGCCTGATGCAGACACCCAGCGCGCGCATGGCGCCGCTGGGCGAAATCTCGCTGCACTACAACCACGTCTCGCCCTATTCGCGCTACCAGGTCAGCGTGCAGCCGATGGATTGGCTCGAGGCGGGTTTCCGCTACACCTCGATCGGTAACCGCGACTACCGCGCCTCCGGCGACGCCGAACGGGACTACCTCGACAAGGGCATCGATTTCAAATTCAGACTGCATCAGGAAGATCGCTACACCCCGGCGCTGGCGCTGGGTTTCCGCGACTTCGGCGGTACCGGGCTGTTCGGCAGCGAGTACCTGGTGGCGAGCAAGCGCTGGAACGATTTTGACTTCACCCTGGGCCTGGGCTGGGGCTATCTGGGCGCCGGCGGCGGGCTCGGCAATCCGCTCTCGGCGCTCTCCGGACGCTTCGACTCGCGCCGCAGCGAGAACCCGGAAGAGGCCGGCGACTTCGAGTTCGGCGATCTGTTCAGCGGCGATATCGGCGTGTTCGGCGGGGTCGAGTACCAAACTCCGTGGGAGCCGCTGACGCTGCAGCTCGAGTACGACGGCAACGACTACCGCTCGGAGCCCCTGGACAACCCGCAGCGCCAGCGCTCACCGCTCAATCTGGGGGCGCGCTGGCGCCTCGGCGACAATCTCTCGCTGGCGGCGGGTTGGGAGCGCGGCGACACCGCCATGCTCGGCCTCACCCTGAGCGCCAACCTGGCCGGCGCGCGCCAGGCCAAGACCGGCGACCCGCGCCCGGTCGCGGTGGCCGAGCCGCCGCCGCGCACCACCGACGACTGGCAGGCGGTCAGCCGCGACCTGCAGGCCAACGCCGGGATGCGCGTGCATCGCATCACTCGGCGCGACGACGAGCTGGTGGTCGAGGCGGAAGCCACGCGCTACCGCTCGCTGCTGGTCAGCGAGGGGCGCGCCAATCGCATTCTCAACAACCATACCGCCGACGATATCGACACCTACCGCTACCGCTGGCAGAGCGTCGGCATGGGTCTGCGCGACGACGTTCACGACCGCCACGCCTTCCGTCGCGCCGCCGCTTCGGCCGCCTATGATCAGCAGTATCACTACGGACTCTACGCCTCCGCCCTGACCCAGCCCGACGACCGCGCACCGGATGGGGAGCGGCTCTACGCCGACGATCTCGAAGGCTTCGACTGGCGGCTGGCGCCGGGGCTCAACCAGAACATCGGCGGCCCGGACGGCTTCCTCTACCAGCTCTACGCCAAGCTCGATGCCAACTACCGCACCGACGCCAACGGCTGGTTCAGCGGCCAGCTGGCGCTCAACCTGTTCGACAATCTGGACCGCTACGACTATATCGCCGACTCCAAGCTGCCGCGGGTACGCACGCGTATCGGCGACTATCTCGACCGGACCAGCCTCGGCATCTACAACCTGCAGTACACGCGTACCGCGCGTCTGGGTGAGAACTGGTACGGCATGGCCTACGCCGGACTGCTGGAGATGATGTACGTCGGCGGTGGCGGTGAGGTGCTCTATCGCCCCTTCGACAGTCCGGTCGCCTTCGGCGTCGATCTCAACTGGGTCAAGCAGCGCGACTTCGACCAGCGCTTCGGCCTGCGTGCCTACTCGACCTGGACCGGGCACGCCACCACCTATATCGAGACCGGGGTCGAGGACGTGCTCGCCCAGGTCAGCGTCGGGCGCTATCTGGCCGGCGACCTGGGGGTCACCTTCGATCTCTCGCGCCAATTCGACTCCGGGGTCCGCGTGGGCGCCTGGTCGACCTTCACCGATGCCGGCGATGACTACGGCGAGGGCAGCTTCGACAAGGGTTTCTACGTCTCGATTCCGTTCGACGCCTTCTTCGACACCTCGAGCCGCAATGCCACCACCATCGCCTGGCAACCGCTGACCCGTGACGGCGGGGCGCGCCTGGCGCGGCGCTACACCCTCTACGGGCTGACCCAGGATCGCGAGATGGGGCACTACTGGCAGGACTACGAGCGGATGTGGGATGAACCCTGA
- a CDS encoding capsule biosynthesis GfcC family protein gives MRSPLPFALGLLALGTLAFDAAATPPADEAPVTIEIQGRTTVATTLLEAWSALSQQARVNWPFAYVGAERTDIATRQMQRRLRAELDGLAMQARLQRQTGLADGLGEWSRALDAQAPARIPGRVDPSWLMAHPRHMPALADLDRVGWCETPSWVEAWTPQGVTRLDWHPGMTTETLLNALPEAARAESERLALIDPRGGIRRLGMAAWNRQSATLVPGSRVVLQLPLDEVSARWVDARLPDFLATRLPGDTCHTFTPDAASRLTTATD, from the coding sequence ATGCGATCCCCTCTCCCCTTCGCGCTTGGCCTGCTGGCGCTGGGCACCCTCGCGTTCGATGCCGCGGCCACGCCGCCGGCCGACGAGGCCCCCGTGACCATCGAGATTCAGGGCCGCACGACCGTGGCCACGACACTGCTGGAGGCGTGGTCGGCACTGTCGCAACAGGCCCGAGTGAACTGGCCATTCGCCTATGTGGGCGCCGAGCGCACCGACATCGCGACACGCCAGATGCAGCGGCGCCTGCGCGCCGAACTCGACGGGCTCGCCATGCAGGCCCGACTGCAGCGCCAGACGGGGCTGGCCGACGGGCTTGGCGAGTGGTCGCGAGCACTCGATGCCCAGGCGCCTGCACGTATCCCTGGGCGGGTCGACCCAAGCTGGCTGATGGCGCATCCGCGCCACATGCCGGCCCTGGCCGATCTCGATCGTGTTGGCTGGTGCGAGACGCCGAGCTGGGTCGAGGCGTGGACGCCCCAGGGGGTGACGCGGCTCGACTGGCACCCCGGCATGACCACCGAGACGCTGCTGAACGCGCTGCCCGAGGCCGCCCGCGCAGAGAGCGAGCGCCTGGCGCTGATCGATCCGCGTGGCGGGATACGTCGGCTGGGCATGGCCGCGTGGAATCGCCAGTCGGCCACGCTGGTGCCGGGTAGCCGGGTGGTGTTGCAACTCCCTCTGGACGAGGTGAGCGCGCGCTGGGTCGACGCCCGCCTGCCCGACTTTCTGGCCACACGTCTGCCCGGCGATACCTGCCACACCTTTACCCCGGACGCCGCTTCACGCCTGACCACCGCCACCGACTGA
- a CDS encoding YjbF family lipoprotein — MSISAQRCREGRPRAVFFIVLALALSGCTIGSQRSPGDVVAGLRGPDVAAQAAALPYASLALDLAGHGGLVVLASQQANTTYWQFRDGATLALEDGYPVTTAGLRDELLGTRILSAEGTPPPPYPWRRPGSETHYRIERQWQDAEGDLHQDSAQVTLNCAAPAAVELPLTRRRLARCQEISHWAGGAITEATLWRDPEDERLWAYTGQPWPDAPTLTWQIARPW, encoded by the coding sequence ATGAGCATATCGGCTCAGCGTTGCCGGGAAGGCCGCCCTCGGGCGGTCTTCTTCATAGTTCTCGCGCTGGCGCTGTCGGGCTGCACCATCGGCAGTCAGCGCTCCCCCGGCGATGTCGTCGCCGGCCTGCGGGGGCCCGACGTGGCCGCCCAGGCCGCCGCCCTGCCCTACGCCTCGCTGGCGCTGGACCTGGCCGGCCACGGTGGGCTGGTGGTGCTGGCCAGTCAGCAGGCCAATACCACCTACTGGCAGTTTCGCGATGGCGCTACGCTAGCGCTCGAGGATGGCTATCCGGTGACCACTGCCGGGCTGCGCGACGAGCTGCTGGGCACCCGCATTCTCAGCGCCGAGGGTACACCGCCGCCGCCCTACCCTTGGCGTCGTCCGGGCAGCGAGACGCACTACCGGATCGAACGCCAGTGGCAGGATGCCGAGGGCGATCTGCACCAGGATAGCGCCCAGGTAACGCTCAATTGCGCGGCACCGGCAGCGGTCGAGCTGCCGCTGACCCGGCGCCGACTGGCGCGCTGCCAGGAAATATCGCACTGGGCCGGCGGCGCCATCACCGAAGCGACGCTATGGCGCGACCCCGAAGATGAGCGGCTATGGGCCTATACCGGCCAGCCGTGGCCGGACGCACCGACGCTGACGTGGCAGATCGCCCGCCCCTGGTGA